A DNA window from Pseudomonas sp. GD03919 contains the following coding sequences:
- the urtE gene encoding urea ABC transporter ATP-binding subunit UrtE — translation MLQVQQLHQYYGGSHILRGLSFDVKVGEVTCLLGRNGVGKTTLLKCLMGLIPAKDGSVQWEGKAITAFKPHQRVHAGIAYVPQGREIFGRLTVEENLLMGLSRFPGSQAKTVPEFIYELFPVLREMKHRRGGDLSGGQQQQLAIGRALASQPRLLILDEPTEGIQPSVIKEIGVVIKKLAARGDMAILLVEQFYDFAAELADQYLVMSRGEIVQQGRGENMEAEGVRGLVAI, via the coding sequence ATGCTGCAAGTCCAACAACTCCACCAGTATTACGGCGGCAGCCACATCCTTCGTGGCTTGTCGTTCGACGTGAAGGTCGGCGAAGTCACCTGCCTGCTCGGCCGCAACGGCGTGGGCAAGACCACTCTGCTCAAATGCCTGATGGGCCTGATCCCGGCCAAGGACGGTAGCGTGCAATGGGAAGGTAAGGCCATCACCGCCTTCAAACCGCACCAGCGCGTGCACGCCGGCATCGCCTACGTGCCCCAGGGCCGCGAGATCTTCGGCCGCCTCACGGTGGAAGAGAACCTGCTGATGGGCCTGTCACGCTTTCCCGGCAGCCAGGCCAAGACCGTGCCGGAATTCATCTACGAGCTGTTCCCGGTGCTGCGCGAAATGAAGCATCGCCGTGGCGGCGATCTGTCCGGTGGCCAGCAGCAACAGCTGGCCATCGGCCGCGCCCTCGCCAGCCAGCCGCGCCTGCTGATCCTCGACGAACCCACCGAAGGTATCCAGCCCTCGGTGATCAAGGAGATCGGCGTAGTGATCAAGAAGCTCGCCGCTCGCGGCGACATGGCCATCCTGCTGGTGGAGCAGTTCTACGACTTCGCCGCCGAACTGGCCGACCAGTATCTGGTGATGAGCCGTGGTGAGATCGTCCAGCAGGGCCGTGGTGAGAACATGGAAGCCGAAGGTGTGCGCGGGCTTGTAGCCATCTGA
- the urtD gene encoding urea ABC transporter ATP-binding protein UrtD — protein sequence MRATPVPETMLEAAFDPTGLALDTGKNVGKGVNVRHGTILTLEDINVSFDGFKALTNLTLYIGVGELRCIIGPNGAGKTTMMDVITGKTRPDNGVAYFGEQYDLTAMSEVEIAQAGIGRKFQKPTVFEALTVFENLELAQKTNKSVWASLRARLSGEQKDRIEEVLTTIRLEASRNRPAGLLSHGQKQFLEIGMLLMQEPHLLLLDEPVAGMTDAETEFTAELFKSLARKHSLMVVEHDMGFVGSIADHVTVLHQGSVLAEGSLEQVQNDERVIEVYLGR from the coding sequence ATGAGAGCCACTCCGGTACCTGAAACCATGCTCGAAGCCGCTTTCGACCCCACCGGCCTGGCGCTGGACACCGGCAAGAACGTCGGCAAGGGCGTCAACGTCCGCCACGGCACCATCCTCACCCTGGAAGACATCAACGTCAGCTTCGACGGCTTCAAGGCGCTGACCAACCTGACGCTGTACATCGGCGTCGGTGAGCTGCGCTGCATCATCGGCCCCAACGGCGCCGGCAAGACCACCATGATGGACGTGATCACCGGCAAGACCCGCCCGGACAACGGCGTGGCCTACTTCGGCGAGCAGTACGACCTGACCGCCATGAGCGAGGTGGAAATCGCCCAGGCCGGCATCGGCCGCAAGTTCCAGAAGCCGACGGTGTTCGAGGCGCTGACGGTGTTCGAGAACCTGGAGCTGGCGCAGAAGACCAACAAGTCGGTATGGGCCAGTCTGCGCGCCAGGCTCAGCGGCGAGCAGAAGGATCGTATCGAGGAAGTGCTGACCACCATCCGCCTGGAAGCCTCGCGCAACCGCCCGGCTGGCCTGCTCTCCCACGGTCAGAAACAGTTCCTCGAGATCGGCATGCTGCTGATGCAGGAGCCGCACCTGCTGCTGCTCGACGAGCCGGTGGCAGGCATGACCGATGCCGAAACCGAGTTCACCGCCGAACTGTTCAAATCGCTGGCACGCAAGCACTCGCTGATGGTGGTGGAGCACGACATGGGCTTCGTCGGCTCAATCGCTGACCACGTCACCGTGCTGCACCAAGGCAGCGTGCTGGCCGAAGGCTCGCTGGAACAGGTACAGAACGACGAGCGGGTGATCGAGGTTTATCTGGGGCGCTGA
- the ureA gene encoding urease subunit gamma translates to MDLSPREKDKLLIFTAGLVAERRLARGVKLNYPEAMAYISAALLEGARDGQTVAELMHFGTTLLSREQVMEGVPEMIPEIQIEATFPDGTKLVTVHQPIA, encoded by the coding sequence ATGGATTTGTCACCAAGAGAAAAAGACAAGCTGCTGATCTTCACCGCCGGCCTGGTGGCCGAGCGCCGCCTCGCGCGTGGCGTGAAGCTGAACTACCCGGAAGCCATGGCCTATATCTCCGCCGCCCTGCTCGAAGGCGCGCGCGACGGCCAGACGGTGGCCGAGCTGATGCACTTCGGCACCACCCTGCTGAGCCGCGAGCAGGTGATGGAGGGCGTACCGGAAATGATCCCGGAAATCCAGATCGAAGCCACCTTCCCCGACGGCACCAAATTGGTGACCGTTCATCAGCCGATTGCCTAA
- a CDS encoding GNAT family N-acetyltransferase encodes MSYEITNACEADLPGILAIYNDAVQHTTAIWNETLVDLANRRAWLTERTAAGFPVLVARDAGGAVLGYASYGTWRTIEGFRQTVEHSVYVRADQRGQGLGPALMQALIERARAANLHVMVAAIESENAASIRLHQRLGFVTCGQMPQVGRKFGRWLDLTFMQLILE; translated from the coding sequence ATGAGCTATGAAATAACCAACGCCTGCGAAGCCGACCTGCCCGGCATCCTCGCCATCTACAACGACGCGGTGCAGCACACCACGGCGATCTGGAACGAGACCCTGGTAGATCTGGCCAACCGCCGCGCCTGGCTGACCGAACGCACGGCAGCCGGCTTCCCGGTACTGGTGGCGCGTGACGCTGGCGGCGCGGTACTCGGCTACGCCAGCTACGGCACCTGGCGCACCATCGAAGGCTTCCGTCAGACCGTCGAGCACTCGGTCTACGTACGCGCCGACCAACGCGGCCAGGGCCTCGGCCCGGCGCTGATGCAGGCGCTGATCGAGCGCGCGCGGGCTGCCAACCTGCACGTCATGGTCGCCGCCATCGAGTCGGAGAACGCTGCCTCGATCCGTCTGCACCAGCGCCTCGGCTTCGTCACCTGCGGGCAGATGCCCCAGGTCGGGCGCAAGTTCGGGCGCTGGCTGGATCTGACTTTCATGCAACTGATTCTGGAGTGA
- a CDS encoding urease accessory protein UreD, translating to MNLPAALFTPSWPAELELAYARHGERTTPVRRRHLGPLRVQKHLYAEGPEVCQHIIVHPPGGIAGGDTLDISAHAGENTWVQLTSPGAAKWYSAAGVARQDLRLRVEAGATLEWLPQETILYAGAQAELNTQIELHGDARLFYWDIIALGRPAADERFASGHFQAALDIRRDGKLLWHERQRVSGGDGLLDSPIGLNGQPVFATLLVSGEVDSELLERCRELKIDGVRGDLSQLAGLLIARCLASEALKARAWLIAIWHLLRPALLGREAVLPRIWST from the coding sequence ATGAATCTGCCTGCTGCCCTGTTCACGCCAAGCTGGCCTGCCGAGCTGGAGCTGGCCTATGCGCGCCACGGCGAACGCACCACGCCGGTGCGCAGACGCCACCTCGGCCCACTTAGAGTGCAGAAGCACCTGTATGCCGAAGGGCCGGAGGTGTGCCAGCACATCATCGTCCATCCGCCCGGCGGCATCGCCGGTGGCGATACGCTGGACATCTCGGCCCATGCCGGCGAGAACACCTGGGTGCAGCTCACCAGCCCCGGCGCCGCCAAGTGGTACAGCGCCGCCGGTGTCGCCCGCCAGGATCTGCGTCTGCGCGTCGAGGCCGGCGCCACCTTGGAATGGCTGCCGCAGGAAACCATCCTCTATGCCGGCGCCCAGGCTGAGTTGAATACGCAGATCGAGCTGCACGGTGACGCACGCCTGTTCTATTGGGACATCATCGCCCTTGGCCGCCCCGCCGCCGACGAGCGTTTTGCCAGCGGCCACTTTCAGGCCGCGCTGGATATCCGCCGTGACGGCAAGTTGCTCTGGCACGAGCGCCAGCGCGTGAGCGGTGGCGACGGCCTGCTCGACTCGCCCATCGGCCTGAACGGCCAGCCGGTGTTCGCCACCCTGCTGGTCAGCGGCGAAGTGGACAGCGAACTGCTGGAACGCTGCCGTGAATTGAAGATCGACGGCGTGCGCGGTGATCTCAGCCAGCTCGCGGGCCTGCTGATCGCCCGCTGCCTGGCCAGCGAGGCACTCAAGGCGCGTGCCTGGCTGATCGCCATCTGGCACCTGCTGCGTCCAGCGCTGCTAGGGCGGGAAGCGGTGCTACCGCGAATCTGGAGCACATGA
- the urtA gene encoding urea ABC transporter substrate-binding protein → MQRRSLIKAFTLSASIAAMGLSWSIQAAETIKVGILHSLSGTMAISETSLKDMALMTIDEINAKGGVLGKQLEPVVVDPASNWPLFAERGRQLLTQDKVAVTFGCWTSVSRKSVLPVYEELNGLLFYPVQYEGEEMSPNVFYTGAAPNQQAIPAVEYLLSEDGGGAKRFFLLGTDYVYPRTTNKILRAFLNSKGIADKDIEEVYTPFGHSDYQTIVANIKKFSAGGKTAVVSTVNGDSNVPFYKELANQGLEATEVPVVAFSVGEEELRGIDTKPLVGHLAAWNYFQSVENPVNEKFVADWKAYAKAKKLPNADTVVTNDPMEATYVGIHMWAQAVEKAGTTDVDKVREAMAGQTFAAPSGFTLKMDEKNHHLHKPVMIGEIQEDGQFSVVWETESPIRAQPWSPYIEGNDKKADTPVKSN, encoded by the coding sequence ATGCAACGTCGCAGCCTGATCAAGGCCTTTACCCTTTCCGCTTCCATCGCCGCCATGGGCCTGAGCTGGTCCATCCAGGCCGCCGAGACCATCAAGGTCGGCATCCTGCACTCGCTGTCCGGCACCATGGCCATCTCGGAAACCTCGCTGAAAGACATGGCGCTGATGACCATCGACGAGATCAACGCCAAGGGCGGCGTACTCGGCAAGCAACTGGAGCCAGTGGTGGTCGACCCGGCGTCGAACTGGCCGCTGTTCGCCGAGCGTGGTCGTCAGTTGCTGACCCAGGACAAGGTCGCGGTGACCTTCGGCTGCTGGACCTCGGTATCGCGCAAATCCGTGCTACCGGTCTACGAAGAACTCAACGGCCTGCTGTTCTACCCGGTGCAGTACGAAGGCGAAGAGATGTCGCCGAACGTGTTCTACACCGGCGCGGCGCCAAACCAGCAGGCCATCCCGGCAGTGGAATACCTGCTCAGCGAAGACGGCGGCGGCGCCAAGCGCTTCTTCCTGCTCGGCACCGACTACGTCTACCCGCGCACCACCAACAAGATCCTGCGCGCCTTCCTCAACAGCAAGGGCATCGCCGACAAGGACATCGAAGAGGTCTACACCCCCTTCGGTCATAGCGACTATCAAACCATCGTCGCCAACATCAAGAAGTTCTCCGCTGGCGGCAAGACGGCTGTGGTCTCCACTGTGAACGGCGACTCCAACGTGCCGTTCTACAAGGAACTGGCCAACCAGGGTCTGGAAGCCACCGAAGTGCCGGTGGTGGCCTTCTCCGTGGGTGAAGAAGAACTGCGCGGCATCGACACCAAGCCGCTGGTCGGCCACCTGGCGGCCTGGAACTACTTCCAGTCCGTGGAGAACCCGGTCAACGAGAAATTCGTCGCCGACTGGAAAGCCTACGCCAAGGCCAAGAAGCTGCCCAACGCCGACACCGTGGTGACCAACGACCCGATGGAAGCCACCTACGTGGGCATCCACATGTGGGCGCAGGCCGTCGAGAAAGCCGGCACCACCGACGTCGACAAGGTGCGCGAAGCCATGGCCGGCCAGACCTTCGCCGCGCCGAGCGGCTTCACCCTGAAGATGGACGAGAAGAACCACCACCTGCACAAGCCGGTGATGATCGGCGAAATCCAGGAAGACGGTCAGTTCTCCGTGGTCTGGGAAACCGAAAGCCCGATCCGCGCCCAGCCGTGGAGCCCGTACATCGAAGGCAACGACAAGAAAGCCGATACCCCGGTGAAGTCGAACTAA
- a CDS encoding hybrid sensor histidine kinase/response regulator, with the protein MRRLRIAIGLLASLLLLGLALTASANSAPTIAHGWSYLVDASARLGLEEVRAQRQQFKPLSKQSFTFPPSDHAVWLRAELAPQQQPAWLWIFSPRVQYLDYYLLKDGQLEQNLHTGEAMPLDSRPLPSRFYLMPLPNDGQARVAYVRLTSNHPLMTWFKVMDQAELVSLEKPAYLYGMLFGALLLLTLYNLIRFIYSRSASGLWLAGVNIGLAVCASANLGIFAQWLPSLGYNQSLIADLSALFAAFSALAFGLGFMHGTPVQHSPLNRLLQGNALLILVYALCITVTGLLWYSSLVYLLVALSAINLLLVSALHWRSGYQPARLITVGMVVFNLGFGFFVPVLLGFDQLNPGWLVLGVFSVATLAGLILSVSLTERQRQIHNDTLQESTALAASSAELRAKAEFLAKISHEIRTPMNGVLGMTELLLGTPLSAKQRDYVQTIHSSGNELLTLINEILDISKLESGQIELDDVQFDLGALIEDCLDIFRAKAEQQRVELISFIQPQVPRVISGDPTRLRQALLSLLDNAFKQTDEGEILLVAALDNSDGQQRLRIAVQDSGTPLQAEERKALLNVELQSRDFLSATRLGGRLGLIIARQLVRLMGGEFGIQGSGRQGTTLWLTLPLDATRLEQPEPDLDSPLQGARLLVVDDNDTCRKVLMQQCNAWGMQVSTVASGKEALALLRTKAHMREYFDAVLLDQDMPGMSGMQLAAKIKEDPSLNHDILIIMLTGISHAPSKVIARNAGIKRILAKPVAGYTLKTTLADELAQRPNDAPAQAAPTPVSMPLNVPSDFRILVAEDNSISTKVIRGMLGKLNLKPDTASNGEEALSAIKAQPYDLVLMDCEMPVLDGFSATEQLRAWEKSQKRPRTPVVALTAHILSEHKERARAVGMDGHMSKPVELSQLRELIEHWIAERELRRQRDALPH; encoded by the coding sequence GTGCGCCGGCTCAGGATTGCCATCGGACTACTCGCCAGTTTGCTGTTGCTCGGCCTTGCCCTGACAGCCAGTGCGAACTCAGCCCCGACAATCGCGCATGGCTGGTCCTATCTGGTCGACGCCAGCGCCCGCCTGGGCCTCGAAGAAGTACGCGCCCAGCGCCAGCAGTTCAAGCCGCTGAGCAAACAGTCCTTCACCTTCCCACCCAGTGACCACGCCGTCTGGCTTCGCGCCGAACTGGCGCCACAGCAGCAACCTGCCTGGCTGTGGATCTTCTCGCCACGGGTGCAGTACCTCGATTACTACCTGCTGAAAGACGGCCAACTGGAGCAGAACCTGCACACCGGCGAAGCCATGCCGCTGGACTCGCGACCGCTACCGTCGCGTTTCTACCTGATGCCCCTGCCGAATGACGGCCAGGCCCGCGTCGCCTATGTTCGCCTGACCTCCAACCATCCGCTGATGACCTGGTTCAAGGTCATGGACCAGGCCGAGCTGGTCAGCCTGGAAAAGCCCGCCTACCTTTACGGCATGCTCTTCGGCGCGCTGTTGCTGCTTACCCTGTACAACCTCATCCGCTTCATCTACAGCCGCAGCGCCAGTGGCCTGTGGCTGGCCGGGGTGAACATCGGCCTGGCCGTGTGCGCGTCGGCCAACCTCGGCATCTTCGCCCAGTGGTTACCCAGCCTGGGTTACAACCAGTCCCTGATCGCCGACCTCTCGGCCCTGTTCGCCGCGTTCAGCGCGCTGGCTTTCGGCCTCGGTTTCATGCACGGCACACCGGTGCAGCACAGCCCACTCAATCGCCTGCTGCAGGGCAATGCCCTGCTGATTCTGGTCTACGCCCTGTGCATCACCGTCACCGGTCTGCTCTGGTACAGCTCGCTGGTCTACCTGCTGGTGGCCCTGAGCGCGATCAACCTGCTGCTGGTGAGTGCGCTGCACTGGCGCTCGGGCTATCAGCCGGCGCGCCTGATCACCGTCGGCATGGTGGTGTTCAACCTCGGCTTCGGCTTCTTCGTACCCGTGCTGCTCGGTTTCGATCAGCTCAATCCAGGCTGGCTGGTACTCGGTGTGTTCAGTGTCGCGACCCTGGCCGGTCTGATCCTCAGCGTGTCATTGACCGAACGCCAACGGCAGATCCACAACGACACCCTGCAGGAGAGCACCGCCCTGGCGGCCAGCAGCGCCGAGCTGCGGGCCAAGGCCGAGTTCCTGGCCAAGATCAGCCACGAAATCCGCACCCCGATGAACGGTGTGCTGGGCATGACCGAACTGCTGCTGGGCACGCCGCTGTCGGCCAAGCAGCGCGACTACGTGCAGACCATCCACAGCTCGGGCAACGAGCTGCTCACCCTAATCAACGAAATCCTCGACATCTCCAAGCTGGAATCCGGCCAGATCGAACTGGACGATGTGCAGTTCGACCTCGGTGCGCTGATCGAGGACTGTCTCGACATCTTCCGCGCCAAGGCCGAGCAGCAGCGCGTGGAGCTGATCAGTTTCATCCAGCCACAGGTGCCGCGCGTCATCAGCGGTGACCCCACGCGCCTGCGCCAGGCACTGCTGAGCCTGCTGGACAACGCCTTCAAGCAGACTGACGAGGGCGAGATTCTGCTGGTCGCCGCACTGGACAACAGCGATGGCCAGCAGCGCCTGCGCATTGCCGTGCAGGACAGCGGCACGCCGTTACAGGCCGAGGAGCGAAAGGCGCTGCTCAACGTCGAACTGCAGAGTCGCGACTTCCTTTCCGCCACCCGTCTGGGCGGGCGCCTGGGCCTGATCATTGCGCGCCAGCTGGTGCGCCTGATGGGCGGCGAGTTCGGCATTCAGGGCAGTGGCCGTCAGGGCACCACCCTGTGGCTGACCCTGCCACTGGACGCCACCCGCCTGGAGCAGCCGGAACCCGATCTGGACAGCCCGCTACAGGGCGCACGCCTGCTGGTGGTGGACGACAACGACACCTGCCGCAAGGTCCTGATGCAGCAATGCAATGCCTGGGGCATGCAGGTCAGCACCGTAGCGTCCGGCAAGGAAGCGCTGGCGCTGCTGCGCACCAAGGCACACATGCGCGAATACTTCGACGCGGTGCTGCTCGACCAGGACATGCCCGGCATGAGCGGCATGCAACTGGCAGCGAAGATCAAGGAAGACCCTAGCCTCAATCACGACATTCTGATCATCATGCTCACTGGCATCAGCCATGCGCCGAGCAAGGTGATCGCCCGTAACGCCGGGATCAAGCGCATCCTGGCCAAGCCGGTGGCCGGCTACACGCTCAAGACCACCCTGGCCGACGAACTGGCGCAGCGCCCCAACGATGCGCCGGCGCAGGCCGCACCGACGCCGGTGAGCATGCCCCTGAACGTGCCGAGCGACTTCCGCATCCTGGTCGCCGAGGACAACAGCATCTCCACCAAGGTGATTCGCGGCATGCTCGGCAAGCTCAACCTCAAGCCGGACACCGCCAGCAACGGCGAGGAAGCCCTCAGCGCGATCAAGGCGCAGCCCTATGACCTGGTGCTGATGGATTGCGAAATGCCGGTGCTCGATGGTTTTTCCGCTACCGAACAACTGCGTGCCTGGGAAAAGAGCCAGAAGCGCCCGCGTACACCGGTGGTGGCGCTGACCGCGCACATCCTCAGCGAACACAAGGAGCGCGCCCGTGCCGTCGGCATGGACGGACATATGTCCAAGCCGGTGGAGCTGTCACAATTGCGCGAGCTGATCGAGCACTGGATCGCCGAACGCGAGTTGCGCCGCCAGCGTGATGCGCTACCGCATTGA
- a CDS encoding MarC family protein — protein MASELFSLYLKMLVLYSPFFVLSCFIGLSRGYTLRERKRLAWKVALATLIASVLLYLFGKHIFTLFGITIDAFRIGAGSVLFISALGMAQGKSAVQSDNVQQDVTIVPLTIPITVGPGTIGALLLMGASQPHWDDKLVAVAAIFLASLTVGVVLYLSNQFERLLGDQGLQIVSRLMGLFVCALAAQIIFTGVKNYLVP, from the coding sequence ATGGCGTCTGAGTTGTTCAGCCTGTACCTGAAGATGCTGGTGCTCTACAGCCCCTTTTTCGTCCTGTCCTGCTTTATCGGCCTGAGCCGCGGCTACACCCTCCGGGAGCGCAAGCGTCTGGCCTGGAAGGTGGCGCTGGCGACGCTGATCGCCAGCGTGCTGCTGTACCTGTTCGGCAAACACATCTTCACCCTGTTCGGCATCACCATCGACGCCTTCCGTATCGGCGCAGGCAGCGTGCTGTTCATCTCCGCCCTGGGCATGGCCCAGGGCAAATCGGCTGTGCAGAGCGATAACGTGCAGCAGGACGTGACCATCGTCCCGCTGACCATCCCCATCACCGTCGGCCCTGGCACCATCGGCGCCCTGTTACTGATGGGCGCCAGCCAGCCGCACTGGGACGACAAGCTGGTGGCCGTGGCGGCGATCTTCCTCGCCAGCCTCACCGTGGGCGTGGTGCTGTACCTGTCCAACCAGTTCGAACGCCTGCTTGGCGACCAGGGTCTGCAGATCGTCAGCCGCCTGATGGGGCTGTTCGTTTGCGCCCTGGCGGCGCAGATCATCTTCACCGGGGTGAAGAACTACCTGGTGCCCTGA
- the urtC gene encoding urea ABC transporter permease subunit UrtC codes for MNAINQTLLARASAKLGPQVSIAIGLVVLAILLAMPLLHLLPADHALHVSAYSLTLVGKILCYAIVALALDLVWGYAGMLSLGHGLFFALGGYAMGMYLMRQSAGDGLPAFMSFLAWSELPWYWYGTSSFLWAMCLVVLAPGLLALVFGFFAFRSRIKGVYFSIMTQALTFAGMLLFFRNETGFGGNNGFTGFTRILGFDITAQGTRAVLFFATVVLLVGSLYLGFRLARSKFGRVLTALRDAENRLMFCGYDPRGYKLFIWVLSAVLCGLAGALYVPQVGIINPSEMAPTQSIEAAVWVALGGRGTLIGPLLGAGLVNGMKSWFTVAFPEYWLFALGALFIVVTLFLPRGVVGLLKKEKDQ; via the coding sequence ATGAATGCGATAAATCAAACGCTGCTGGCCCGCGCCAGCGCCAAGCTCGGCCCGCAGGTATCCATCGCCATCGGCCTGGTGGTGCTGGCGATCCTGCTGGCCATGCCGTTGCTGCACCTGTTGCCGGCCGACCATGCCCTGCACGTCTCGGCCTATTCGCTGACGCTGGTGGGCAAAATCCTCTGCTACGCCATCGTCGCCCTGGCGCTGGATCTGGTCTGGGGCTACGCCGGCATGCTGTCGCTGGGCCACGGCCTGTTCTTCGCCCTCGGCGGCTACGCCATGGGCATGTATTTGATGCGTCAGAGCGCTGGTGACGGCCTGCCGGCCTTCATGAGCTTCCTCGCCTGGAGCGAACTGCCCTGGTACTGGTACGGCACCTCCAGCTTCCTCTGGGCAATGTGCCTGGTGGTGCTGGCGCCCGGTCTGCTGGCGCTGGTGTTCGGCTTCTTCGCCTTCCGCTCGCGGATCAAGGGCGTGTACTTCTCGATCATGACCCAGGCGCTGACCTTCGCCGGCATGCTCTTGTTCTTCCGCAACGAAACCGGCTTCGGCGGCAACAACGGCTTTACCGGCTTCACCCGCATCCTCGGTTTCGACATCACTGCGCAGGGCACTCGCGCCGTGCTGTTCTTCGCCACCGTGGTGCTGCTCGTGGGCAGCCTGTACCTGGGCTTTCGTCTGGCACGCAGCAAGTTCGGCCGGGTGCTCACCGCCCTGCGTGACGCCGAGAACCGCCTGATGTTCTGCGGCTACGATCCGCGCGGTTACAAGCTGTTCATCTGGGTATTGAGCGCGGTGTTGTGTGGCCTGGCCGGCGCGCTGTACGTGCCGCAGGTGGGCATCATCAACCCCAGCGAGATGGCGCCGACGCAGTCCATCGAGGCCGCCGTCTGGGTCGCCCTCGGCGGCCGCGGCACGCTGATCGGCCCGCTGCTCGGTGCCGGTCTGGTCAACGGCATGAAGAGCTGGTTCACCGTGGCCTTCCCCGAATACTGGCTGTTCGCACTGGGCGCGCTGTTCATCGTCGTCACGCTGTTCCTGCCCAGAGGCGTCGTCGGTCTGCTCAAGAAGGAGAAGGATCAATGA
- the urtB gene encoding urea ABC transporter permease subunit UrtB yields MPTALTRIFLSLLLLLPLAAQAGEADDFVAANASKQAKLLQDWAATPNTERMPLLQALQQGRVGSDADKRAFIEQDGTWQAADGDAEANGTPRKLRLNNRLRGLIAFAVASHQLLDDDAAVRLAAAKQLQRNTPPALLPLLESRQSMEADENVRDAITLALANLQLEASDPAVRLAAVERLGKTGDPLARTRLQSLLDGEESDATVRAAAEQSLAQVKNKLLIGELLGQAFSGLSLGSILLLAALGLAITFGLLGVINMAHGEMLMLGAYTTYVVQLSFQRLAPEYLTLYPLAALPIAFLVTACIGMALERTVIRHLYGRPLETLLATWGISLILIQLVRVTFGAQNVEVANPAWLSGGMQVLPNLVLPYNRIVIIGFALFVVVLTWLLLNKTRLGLNVRAVTQNRNMAACCGVPTGRVDMLAFGLGSGIAGLGGVALSQIGNVGPDLGQSYIIDSFLVVVLGGVGQLAGSVLAAFGLGVVNKFLEPQIGAVLGKILILALIILFIQKRPQGLFALKGRVID; encoded by the coding sequence ATGCCCACTGCCCTTACCCGAATTTTCCTGAGCCTGCTGCTGTTGCTGCCATTGGCGGCGCAGGCTGGCGAGGCCGACGATTTCGTCGCTGCCAACGCCAGCAAACAGGCCAAACTGCTGCAGGACTGGGCCGCCACGCCCAACACCGAACGCATGCCACTGCTGCAAGCCCTGCAGCAGGGCCGCGTCGGCAGCGATGCCGACAAACGTGCCTTCATCGAACAGGACGGCACCTGGCAAGCCGCTGATGGCGACGCCGAAGCCAATGGCACGCCACGCAAACTGCGCCTGAACAACCGCCTGCGCGGCCTGATCGCCTTCGCCGTGGCCAGCCATCAATTGCTCGATGACGACGCCGCCGTGCGCCTCGCTGCCGCCAAGCAACTGCAACGCAACACACCGCCAGCGTTGCTGCCCTTGCTGGAAAGCCGCCAAAGCATGGAAGCCGACGAGAACGTGCGTGACGCCATCACCCTGGCCCTGGCCAACCTGCAACTGGAGGCCAGCGACCCGGCCGTGCGCCTGGCGGCCGTGGAGCGCCTGGGCAAGACCGGCGACCCGCTGGCCCGCACGCGCCTGCAAAGCCTGCTCGATGGCGAAGAAAGCGATGCCACCGTGCGCGCCGCTGCCGAGCAGAGCCTGGCCCAGGTGAAGAACAAACTGCTGATCGGCGAACTGCTCGGCCAGGCCTTCAGCGGCCTGTCGCTCGGCTCGATCCTGCTGCTCGCCGCCCTCGGCCTGGCCATCACCTTCGGCCTGCTCGGGGTGATCAACATGGCCCATGGCGAAATGCTGATGCTCGGTGCCTACACCACCTACGTGGTGCAACTGAGCTTCCAGCGCCTGGCTCCCGAATACCTGACGCTCTACCCGCTGGCCGCGTTGCCCATCGCTTTTCTGGTCACCGCCTGCATCGGCATGGCCCTGGAGCGCACGGTGATCCGCCATCTCTATGGCCGCCCGCTGGAAACCCTGCTGGCCACCTGGGGCATCAGCCTGATCCTGATTCAGCTGGTGCGCGTCACCTTCGGCGCACAGAACGTCGAAGTGGCCAACCCGGCCTGGCTGTCCGGCGGCATGCAAGTGCTGCCCAACCTGGTGCTGCCCTACAACCGCATCGTCATCATCGGCTTCGCGCTGTTCGTCGTGGTCCTGACCTGGCTGCTGCTGAACAAGACGCGCCTGGGCCTGAACGTGCGCGCAGTGACGCAGAACCGCAACATGGCCGCCTGCTGCGGCGTGCCCACCGGCCGCGTGGACATGCTGGCCTTCGGACTCGGTTCGGGCATCGCCGGCCTTGGCGGTGTGGCCCTGAGCCAGATCGGCAACGTCGGCCCGGACCTCGGCCAGAGCTACATCATCGACTCCTTCCTGGTGGTGGTGCTCGGCGGCGTCGGCCAACTGGCCGGTAGCGTACTGGCCGCCTTCGGCCTGGGCGTGGTGAACAAGTTCCTCGAACCGCAGATCGGTGCCGTGCTCGGCAAGATCCTCATCCTCGCGCTGATCATCCTGTTCATCCAGAAACGCCCGCAAGGCCTCTTCGCGCTCAAAGGCCGGGTGATCGATTGA